From Pedobacter indicus, a single genomic window includes:
- a CDS encoding cobalamin B12-binding domain-containing protein — protein sequence MSTELNRPIRVLVAKVGLDGHDRGAKVIATTLRDAGMEVIYTGLRQTAEMVVNAALQEDVDAIGISILSGAHMTVFPKIIELMQEKGLDNVLLTGGGIIPEDDMQVLQKLGVGKLFAPGSTMADIVDYVRVWVAENRNY from the coding sequence ATGTCAACAGAATTAAATAGACCCATACGCGTATTAGTGGCTAAAGTAGGCTTGGATGGCCATGATAGGGGGGCAAAAGTTATCGCTACAACGTTGCGGGATGCGGGGATGGAGGTAATATATACGGGGTTACGCCAGACTGCTGAGATGGTTGTAAACGCCGCCCTGCAAGAAGATGTAGATGCTATAGGAATATCTATTCTATCAGGAGCTCACATGACTGTTTTTCCAAAGATCATCGAATTAATGCAAGAAAAAGGGCTCGATAATGTGCTATTGACAGGTGGTGGGATCATTCCAGAAGATGACATGCAGGTGTTACAGAAATTAGGAGTTGGCAAACTATTTGCCCCTGGTTCAACAATGGCTGATATTGTGGATTATGTGAGAGTCTGGGTGGCAGAAAATAGAAATTATTAA
- the radA gene encoding DNA repair protein RadA, translated as MAKARTTYFCQNCGFESAKWLGKCPSCSQWNTFVDEVVEKVGTKIPDWRTEKSSNTRTSKAAAIHSIIYKEEERIETPDEELNRVLGGGIVPGSLVLIGGEPGIGKSTLMLQLALTLPRLKVLYISGEESDQQIKMRAERILQSSKASCYILTETSTKNIFKQIEKVEPELVIVDSIQTLHSAHIDSSPGSVSQVRECTAELLRFAKETGIPVFLIGHITKEGSIAGPKVLEHMVDTVLQFEGDRHHVYRILRAVKNRFGSSSELGIYEMQGAGLRQVSNPSEILLSQRESSLSGIAIAAMLEGVRPMLIEVQALVSTSAYGTPQRSTTGFEAKRMNMLLAVLEKRFGFRLSIQDVFLNIAGGLRVEDPAIDLAVLMAIISSQQDIPLPSTVVFAGEVGLSGEIRAVNRIEQRITEAAKLGFETIYLSKYNLKGLDTSRYQIRIVALSKVEELFQQLFG; from the coding sequence ATGGCAAAGGCGCGGACAACTTATTTCTGTCAGAATTGTGGTTTCGAAAGTGCGAAATGGCTAGGGAAGTGTCCGTCGTGTAGCCAATGGAATACGTTCGTTGACGAGGTCGTCGAAAAAGTCGGTACGAAAATTCCAGATTGGCGAACCGAGAAATCCAGTAATACACGTACTTCTAAAGCAGCAGCTATTCACTCTATTATTTATAAAGAAGAGGAAAGGATAGAAACGCCAGACGAAGAGCTTAACAGGGTGCTAGGAGGTGGAATTGTTCCAGGTTCGTTGGTTTTGATAGGTGGTGAGCCTGGAATTGGTAAGTCGACCTTAATGCTTCAATTAGCATTAACACTGCCGAGGTTGAAAGTGCTTTATATTTCTGGCGAGGAAAGTGATCAGCAAATAAAAATGCGTGCTGAACGTATCCTCCAGTCGTCAAAGGCTTCATGCTATATCCTCACTGAGACATCTACTAAAAATATTTTTAAACAGATAGAAAAGGTTGAGCCGGAACTTGTAATTGTAGATTCGATCCAGACATTGCATTCTGCACATATTGATTCGTCGCCAGGCAGTGTTTCACAAGTTCGGGAATGCACTGCTGAGTTGCTTCGGTTCGCAAAGGAGACAGGGATCCCTGTCTTTTTAATCGGACATATTACCAAAGAAGGTTCGATAGCTGGTCCCAAAGTGCTTGAACACATGGTTGATACTGTGCTTCAATTTGAGGGTGATCGGCATCATGTTTACCGTATCTTACGGGCCGTAAAGAATCGATTTGGTTCATCATCTGAACTAGGGATTTATGAAATGCAAGGCGCAGGATTACGACAGGTATCCAATCCGTCAGAAATCTTACTGTCACAACGTGAGTCGTCTTTGTCAGGCATTGCGATTGCAGCTATGCTGGAAGGGGTGCGACCAATGTTAATTGAAGTGCAAGCTTTGGTGAGTACTTCTGCTTACGGAACTCCACAGCGATCGACAACCGGATTTGAAGCCAAGCGAATGAACATGTTGCTCGCCGTGCTTGAGAAACGTTTTGGTTTCCGCCTTTCTATTCAGGATGTCTTTCTTAATATTGCGGGTGGTTTAAGGGTAGAAGATCCTGCGATTGATTTAGCTGTGCTAATGGCCATTATTTCTTCGCAGCAAGATATACCACTACCGTCAACCGTAGTTTTTGCGGGAGAAGTGGGTTTGTCTGGGGAAATCCGGGCGGTAAACAGAATCGAACAAAGAATAACCGAAGCTGCTAAGCTCGGTTTTGAGACAATCTACTTATCAAAGTACAATTTGAAAGGTCTTGATACGAGCCGCTATCAAATAAGAATCGTGGCACTTTCAAAAGTCGAAGAATTATTTCAGCAACTTTTTGGATAA
- a CDS encoding enoyl-CoA hydratase/isomerase family protein produces the protein MIQTEYKNLMIAIEGSTCFITINRADKLNALNKSTLNELHHAITMALREESIFAIVLTGSGTKSFVAGADISEFSNYDAEEGKALASEGQSKVFDVIHNAHKPIIAAVNGYALGGGLELALACHIRVASKTAKLGLPEVSLGLIPGYGGTQRLTQLIGRGLAMEFILTGEMISADRAYELGLVNHVVAPEELMKKTNELLDTIKSKSPKAVAGAIKAINASQSNSGYETEIEEFSKRFGTDEFKEGVGAFLEKRKPDFNKK, from the coding sequence ATGATTCAAACTGAATACAAGAATTTGATGATTGCAATTGAAGGATCAACATGCTTTATAACCATTAACCGCGCGGATAAATTAAACGCTCTGAACAAATCGACTCTCAATGAGCTCCACCATGCAATTACCATGGCGTTGCGAGAGGAAAGTATTTTCGCAATTGTACTTACAGGTTCAGGGACAAAATCATTTGTTGCCGGGGCAGACATTTCCGAGTTTTCGAATTATGATGCTGAAGAAGGGAAAGCACTCGCTTCAGAAGGCCAATCTAAAGTATTCGACGTTATACACAATGCACACAAGCCGATTATCGCGGCTGTCAACGGATATGCACTTGGAGGAGGACTGGAACTTGCATTAGCCTGCCATATTCGCGTCGCTAGCAAAACAGCTAAGCTTGGTCTGCCTGAGGTATCTTTAGGGCTGATTCCTGGATACGGCGGCACGCAAAGATTGACTCAGCTTATTGGCAGAGGTCTAGCTATGGAGTTTATTTTAACGGGCGAGATGATTTCTGCAGATCGTGCATATGAGCTCGGCTTGGTAAACCATGTGGTCGCTCCAGAGGAGTTAATGAAAAAGACCAACGAACTGTTAGACACAATTAAGAGCAAATCACCCAAAGCGGTTGCAGGGGCCATAAAAGCGATCAATGCATCGCAAAGCAACTCAGGGTATGAAACAGAGATTGAAGAGTTTTCAAAACGTTTCGGTACAGACGAGTTCAAGGAAGGTGTAGGTGCTTTCCTTGAGAAAAGAAAGCCTGACTTCAATAAAAAATAA
- a CDS encoding porin family protein has product MKKIFLSLILLVGTTMIASAQLLPSIQFGLKAGANFSNLNDISLDTKTRTGLLGGVWARVGGAGLHFQPELYFTSKGSEGDEGTSKFSTLDLPLLLGTRIGLGPIAGRVQVGPVVSFVLDEENSFGENLGQVTKFDEYKNQTFALTGGVGVDIMKFRADLRYEHGLSDVYDNEDNDNGKLKLWTLSIGYRLF; this is encoded by the coding sequence ATGAAAAAAATTTTTCTTAGCCTTATTTTATTAGTTGGAACAACGATGATTGCTTCCGCACAGCTTTTGCCTTCAATTCAATTTGGATTAAAAGCGGGAGCTAACTTTTCGAATTTAAATGACATTTCACTGGATACGAAAACCCGGACCGGACTTTTAGGCGGTGTTTGGGCTCGTGTTGGTGGGGCAGGGCTGCATTTTCAGCCGGAATTATATTTCACAAGCAAAGGGTCTGAAGGTGATGAGGGAACGTCTAAATTCAGTACACTCGACCTGCCACTTCTATTAGGTACGCGGATAGGTTTGGGGCCAATAGCCGGTCGCGTTCAAGTTGGGCCGGTGGTTTCATTCGTTTTAGATGAAGAAAACTCTTTCGGTGAAAATCTAGGACAAGTCACTAAATTCGATGAATACAAGAATCAAACTTTTGCATTAACTGGTGGTGTAGGTGTTGATATTATGAAATTCAGGGCAGATTTACGTTATGAGCACGGTTTGAGCGATGTATACGATAATGAAGATAATGATAACGGGAAGCTTAAGCTTTGGACATTGAGCATCGGGTATAGGCTGTTCTAG
- the carB gene encoding carbamoyl-phosphate synthase large subunit, whose translation MPKNTSIRSILIIGSGPIIIGQACEFDYAGSQAALSLKEEGIEVSIINSNPATIMTDKVIADHVYLLPLTCESIEQILSERQIDAVLPTMGGQTALNLCIEADERGIWSKYNVDIIGVDVAAIEKTENREEFRQLMVDIGVGVATSKIANSFLEGKEAAQEIGFPLVIRPSYTLGGTGGGFVHKKEDFEGALSRGLQASPTHEVLVEQAVLGWKEFELELLRDNNDNVIIICTIENFDPMGIHTGDSITVAPAMTLSDRCYQEMRDQAIRMMRAIGNFAGGCNVQFSVNPATEEIIAIEINPRVSRSSALASKATGYPIAKIASKLAIGYNLDEIENQITKTTSAYFEPSLDYVIVKVPRWNFDKFKGANKELGLQMKSVGEVMAIGRTFIEALQKACQSLETNRLGLGADGKQSRNLEEIMHSLEHPSSDRLFHIKDAFEMGVPLESIRKATLIDKWFLQQIQELVHLETELKRYQLNNIPKEFFLTLKQKGYSDGQLAWLLGNVTEEDVYQRRKVLNITRVYKMVDTCAAEFPALTPYFYSTFEDENESIVSDRKKVIVLGSGPNRIGQGIEFDYSCVHGLIAAKEAGYEAIMINCNPETVSTDFNMADKLYFEPVFWEHVREIIELEKPEGVIVQLGGQTALKMAEKLHEHGIKIIGTSFADMDLAEDRGSFSDLLKELDIPYPKYGVAESAEEALKVANEVGYPVLVRPSYVLGGQGMSIVINDEDLEKAVVKLLRSLPGNRVLIDHFLDRAEEAESDSISDGEDVHIIGLMEHIEPAGIHSGDSNAVLPPYSLSDSVMKQMEEYSIKLAKALNVRGLLNIQFAIKDEKVYVIEANPRASRTVPFIAKAYDVPYINIATKVMLGANKLKDFKIERKLKGFAIKEPVFSFNKFPDVDKQLGPEMKSTGESILFIKDLNDERFRELNAKKSMYLSK comes from the coding sequence ATGCCAAAAAACACTTCTATCCGCTCCATCTTAATTATTGGTTCTGGACCAATAATCATCGGTCAAGCTTGTGAGTTCGACTATGCGGGATCTCAGGCTGCGCTTTCTCTAAAGGAAGAAGGCATTGAGGTTTCCATCATTAATTCCAATCCGGCAACGATCATGACCGACAAGGTTATTGCCGACCATGTCTACCTTCTTCCTCTCACCTGCGAGAGCATTGAGCAAATTTTATCAGAACGACAGATTGACGCCGTTTTGCCTACTATGGGCGGACAAACGGCATTGAATCTTTGTATTGAGGCTGACGAACGAGGTATCTGGTCTAAATATAACGTTGATATTATTGGGGTCGACGTCGCAGCGATTGAAAAGACCGAAAACCGCGAAGAGTTCAGACAATTGATGGTGGATATCGGTGTTGGTGTAGCCACTTCGAAAATAGCTAACTCTTTTCTAGAAGGGAAGGAAGCTGCACAAGAAATTGGATTTCCATTAGTAATACGCCCATCTTATACGTTAGGCGGTACCGGTGGTGGATTTGTACATAAAAAGGAAGACTTCGAAGGTGCGCTTAGCCGGGGGCTTCAAGCCTCTCCAACGCACGAAGTGCTTGTAGAACAAGCAGTATTGGGCTGGAAAGAGTTCGAACTTGAACTTCTGAGAGATAATAATGATAACGTTATTATTATCTGTACCATTGAGAACTTCGACCCAATGGGTATACATACAGGTGACTCAATTACCGTAGCACCGGCCATGACGTTAAGCGACCGTTGCTATCAAGAAATGCGCGACCAGGCAATCCGAATGATGAGAGCCATAGGAAACTTTGCAGGCGGTTGTAATGTACAATTTTCTGTAAATCCAGCGACTGAAGAGATCATTGCAATCGAAATTAACCCACGGGTATCGCGCTCATCTGCGCTGGCATCAAAAGCGACGGGCTACCCTATTGCTAAGATTGCCTCTAAGTTAGCTATCGGTTACAATTTAGATGAAATTGAGAATCAAATCACCAAAACAACTTCTGCCTATTTCGAACCGAGTCTTGATTATGTAATCGTTAAGGTGCCCCGCTGGAATTTTGACAAATTTAAGGGAGCAAACAAGGAGTTAGGTTTGCAGATGAAATCAGTAGGTGAGGTTATGGCAATCGGCCGCACTTTTATCGAGGCGCTTCAGAAAGCTTGCCAGAGTCTTGAAACCAACCGGTTGGGCTTAGGAGCCGATGGTAAGCAAAGTAGAAACTTAGAGGAGATTATGCATAGCCTGGAACATCCGAGCTCTGATCGGCTTTTCCACATCAAGGACGCTTTTGAAATGGGCGTACCACTTGAATCTATTCGTAAGGCAACGCTTATTGATAAATGGTTTCTTCAGCAAATACAGGAACTTGTTCACCTTGAAACAGAGTTAAAACGTTATCAGTTAAATAATATTCCTAAAGAGTTCTTTCTTACTCTGAAGCAAAAAGGATACTCAGATGGACAGCTAGCCTGGCTCCTCGGAAATGTAACAGAAGAGGATGTTTATCAACGAAGAAAAGTACTCAATATCACTCGTGTCTACAAAATGGTCGACACCTGTGCGGCGGAGTTTCCGGCGCTGACTCCATATTTCTACTCAACATTCGAGGATGAAAATGAGTCGATTGTGAGTGATCGAAAAAAAGTAATTGTTCTAGGTTCCGGCCCAAATAGAATCGGCCAGGGGATCGAATTCGACTACTCATGTGTCCATGGGCTGATTGCTGCGAAAGAAGCAGGTTATGAAGCGATTATGATCAATTGTAATCCGGAAACTGTTTCGACAGATTTCAATATGGCCGATAAGCTATATTTCGAACCTGTTTTCTGGGAACATGTTCGAGAAATTATTGAACTTGAAAAGCCAGAAGGGGTAATTGTTCAATTAGGTGGACAGACAGCCTTAAAAATGGCTGAAAAGCTACACGAACATGGAATAAAAATCATCGGAACATCCTTTGCCGATATGGATTTGGCAGAGGATCGAGGAAGTTTTTCTGATTTATTAAAAGAGCTGGATATTCCATATCCTAAATATGGAGTAGCTGAGAGTGCCGAAGAGGCGCTAAAAGTCGCCAATGAAGTAGGCTACCCTGTTCTCGTAAGACCTAGTTACGTATTGGGAGGCCAAGGCATGAGCATCGTAATCAATGATGAAGACTTAGAAAAGGCTGTTGTGAAGCTTTTAAGGAGTCTCCCAGGAAACCGTGTCCTGATCGACCATTTCTTAGATCGTGCGGAAGAAGCAGAATCAGATTCAATTTCTGATGGTGAGGACGTCCATATCATCGGTCTGATGGAACATATTGAACCGGCTGGTATTCACTCAGGCGACTCAAATGCTGTATTACCACCATATAGTCTTTCGGATTCAGTAATGAAACAAATGGAAGAATACTCGATTAAGCTTGCAAAGGCCTTAAATGTTAGAGGTCTATTAAATATTCAATTTGCAATCAAAGATGAAAAAGTCTATGTAATTGAAGCGAATCCAAGGGCATCGAGAACGGTTCCATTTATAGCGAAAGCTTATGATGTGCCATACATCAACATTGCGACAAAGGTAATGCTAGGAGCCAATAAGTTGAAAGATTTTAAAATAGAGAGGAAACTTAAAGGGTTTGCTATTAAAGAACCTGTATTTTCATTCAATAAATTCCCTGATGTTGACAAGCAATTGGGACCAGAAATGAAATCAACAGGTGAATCAATACTTTTCATCAAAGATTTGAACGACGAAAGGTTCCGAGAGCTAAATGCAAAGAAATCAATGTATTTAAGTAAATAG
- a CDS encoding HU family DNA-binding protein — protein sequence MTKADIITEISNKTGLEKQDVQATVEAFFKVVKNSMIEGENVYVRGFGSFVVKKRAQKTARNISKNTAIIIPEHYVPSFKPAKVFVEKVKSGNKVK from the coding sequence ATGACTAAAGCAGATATTATCACGGAAATATCCAATAAGACTGGATTAGAGAAACAAGATGTGCAAGCAACTGTAGAAGCGTTTTTCAAAGTAGTGAAAAATTCAATGATCGAGGGAGAGAATGTTTATGTAAGAGGCTTTGGAAGTTTCGTTGTTAAGAAACGTGCTCAAAAAACTGCCCGTAATATTTCAAAAAATACGGCAATTATAATTCCTGAGCACTATGTGCCCAGCTTTAAACCTGCTAAAGTTTTTGTAGAGAAAGTGAAATCTGGAAATAAAGTTAAATAA
- a CDS encoding Rne/Rng family ribonuclease, whose translation MVKELIIDSTPDSGVTIALLQDKQLVELNTEQVNNNYAVGDIYLGRIKKIMPGLNAAFVDVGYSKDAFLHYLDLGPQVQTLIKLTKIVRNGGAKEKLLTSINLEKDINKSGKISEILSRNMLLPVQIAKEPISTKGPRLSSDLSIAGRFVVLVPFSDVVSISKKIKSSGERNRLKKIVEGIKPKNFGIIIRTVSEGKGVSEIERDIVDLVSKWEKFVKRLQLAEPNNKVLGEMDRTSTILRDLLTDEFTHIHVNDSLIFEETRAYIHDISPDLERIVKYYKHKEPIFEHFGVEKQIKSAFGKTVNLHGGAYLVIEHTEALHVIDVNSGNRTANKENQEENALMVNKEAAKEIARQLRLRDMGGIVVIDFIDMHKAPNRKELFEYLKQCMKDDRAKHTILPPSKFGLVQITRQRVRPEMNIVTNEKCPACDGTGEIRASIVLMDDIENNLNYILNEQNEQGITLCVHPYIEAYIKKGILSKRVQWFFKYNKWIKVKSIGSYYLTEFHFLNNKDEEIKL comes from the coding sequence TTGGTAAAGGAATTAATCATTGATTCGACACCCGACTCAGGTGTGACGATCGCCTTACTTCAGGATAAGCAGCTTGTTGAGCTTAATACCGAACAAGTAAATAATAATTATGCTGTCGGCGATATTTATCTAGGTAGGATTAAAAAGATCATGCCGGGGTTAAACGCTGCGTTTGTGGATGTTGGCTATTCTAAGGATGCTTTTTTACACTATTTAGATCTCGGTCCACAGGTTCAGACACTCATCAAGCTAACAAAAATTGTGAGAAATGGAGGAGCAAAAGAAAAGCTCCTTACATCTATAAATCTTGAAAAGGATATAAATAAATCTGGCAAAATTTCTGAAATATTAAGCAGAAATATGTTATTGCCAGTGCAAATTGCTAAGGAACCTATTTCAACGAAAGGTCCACGCTTGAGTTCCGACTTATCTATTGCCGGGCGCTTTGTTGTATTAGTCCCTTTTTCAGATGTTGTATCGATATCGAAGAAAATAAAATCAAGTGGAGAACGTAATCGCCTAAAGAAGATTGTTGAAGGAATTAAACCCAAGAATTTCGGCATTATTATACGTACGGTTTCTGAAGGGAAAGGTGTATCGGAAATCGAAAGGGATATTGTAGATCTAGTTTCAAAGTGGGAGAAATTTGTTAAACGCCTGCAATTAGCTGAGCCTAATAACAAGGTTCTTGGCGAAATGGATCGGACGTCGACGATTCTCAGAGATTTGTTGACCGATGAGTTCACACATATTCACGTGAATGATTCATTAATTTTTGAAGAAACACGTGCCTATATTCATGATATTTCTCCTGATCTTGAACGCATCGTTAAATACTATAAACATAAAGAACCGATTTTCGAGCATTTTGGTGTAGAGAAGCAGATTAAATCTGCTTTTGGAAAAACGGTGAACCTGCATGGCGGGGCTTACTTAGTTATTGAACACACCGAAGCATTACACGTGATCGATGTCAATAGTGGTAACCGCACGGCAAACAAAGAGAATCAGGAAGAAAATGCACTGATGGTCAATAAGGAGGCCGCAAAAGAAATTGCACGACAACTGCGCCTGAGAGATATGGGTGGGATCGTTGTGATTGATTTTATTGATATGCACAAGGCTCCTAACCGAAAAGAACTGTTTGAATACTTAAAACAGTGTATGAAGGACGACCGGGCTAAACATACAATATTGCCACCCAGCAAGTTTGGCCTTGTGCAGATTACTCGCCAGCGCGTGCGCCCAGAGATGAATATTGTGACCAACGAAAAATGCCCGGCTTGTGATGGCACAGGCGAGATTCGAGCCAGTATTGTATTAATGGATGATATTGAGAATAATCTCAATTATATTTTAAATGAGCAGAACGAACAAGGAATAACGCTTTGCGTTCACCCCTACATTGAAGCCTACATAAAAAAAGGAATTCTATCAAAGCGAGTGCAGTGGTTCTTTAAGTACAATAAATGGATTAAGGTAAAGAGTATTGGTTCTTATTACTTAACGGAGTTTCACTTCTTAAATAATAAAGATGAAGAGATAAAACTCTAA
- a CDS encoding AI-2E family transporter, whose protein sequence is MPIPLYNSKERNLLTLGILIVLGAFIVYSIRGIFGALLGTMVMYTIFRPILLHLVLKWKWKRSVAAIFIILFSFLVIVLPILGVSSMVITKVGKLQENTQWIQETINKINEFAGDKLGQPDLMADGLRNIVNSAGSIFTSLLSGAADLVLSLSVMYFLLYFVLVEYKQFEAGLLRYSPFRQENALRFGRELRNITYSNVLGQGFIAMLQGALVTLGYVIFNFDDPVFWGIICAILSFIPVLGAPLVFVPASLLAIAQGNSFDGIGMLLFGFIIITNIDNVLRLVIAKRVGNIHPIITIIGVIIGIPLFGLMGLVYGPLLLSYFLITVKIYETNKIAEKRLERLQKEGAFHKNNPLE, encoded by the coding sequence ATGCCGATACCATTATATAACTCTAAAGAACGAAATTTACTGACCTTAGGCATTCTGATCGTCCTAGGGGCTTTTATTGTTTATTCTATACGAGGGATCTTTGGTGCTTTACTAGGCACGATGGTAATGTACACTATTTTCCGTCCGATTCTACTGCATTTAGTATTAAAATGGAAATGGAAACGAAGTGTAGCTGCAATTTTTATTATACTATTTTCTTTTTTGGTAATAGTACTTCCAATTCTCGGGGTAAGTTCTATGGTTATCACCAAAGTTGGAAAACTTCAGGAAAACACACAGTGGATACAGGAGACGATCAATAAAATCAATGAATTTGCTGGAGATAAACTGGGACAACCGGACCTCATGGCTGATGGACTGCGTAATATTGTCAACTCGGCAGGAAGCATATTTACTTCGTTATTAAGCGGTGCCGCGGATCTTGTATTGAGTCTTTCCGTTATGTACTTCTTACTTTATTTTGTTCTCGTTGAATACAAACAGTTCGAAGCTGGTTTACTCCGTTATTCGCCATTTAGACAGGAAAATGCACTTCGCTTTGGGCGTGAACTCAGAAATATAACGTATTCCAATGTCCTAGGGCAGGGGTTTATAGCTATGCTTCAAGGCGCGTTGGTAACACTTGGTTATGTTATATTTAACTTTGACGATCCGGTCTTTTGGGGAATAATCTGTGCTATTCTTTCTTTTATTCCAGTGCTAGGGGCGCCTCTCGTATTCGTCCCCGCTAGTCTCTTGGCAATCGCTCAGGGAAACAGCTTCGACGGCATCGGGATGTTGTTGTTTGGGTTCATTATCATCACAAATATTGATAATGTGCTGCGCTTGGTCATCGCTAAAAGAGTTGGAAATATTCATCCGATCATCACGATTATCGGGGTAATAATTGGCATCCCATTATTTGGTTTGATGGGTTTGGTGTATGGTCCTCTACTACTTTCTTATTTTCTCATCACTGTCAAAATTTACGAAACCAATAAAATTGCTGAAAAAAGATTGGAGCGATTACAAAAGGAAGGGGCATTTCACAAAAACAATCCACTAGAGTAG
- a CDS encoding AAA family ATPase — MSADKTIKIAIVGPESTGKSAMAVQLAEAFDTIYIPEFSREYCKGLNRNYTLEDEVNIFWGQLALEDEMIQQARNGIVFCDTMVLTVKIWSDYLFAGTPSNVLAALAEQHYDLYLLMDIDLPWEDDELRDFPNLREYFMEVWHKELKSISANYRVVSGLGEQRFKNAKQIVDEFLLKVKGDCYPNQTSLS, encoded by the coding sequence ATGTCAGCGGATAAAACCATCAAAATAGCTATTGTCGGACCTGAGTCAACGGGTAAATCTGCTATGGCGGTTCAGCTTGCGGAAGCTTTTGATACGATCTACATTCCTGAATTTTCTCGTGAATATTGCAAAGGCCTTAATCGCAACTATACTTTAGAAGATGAAGTTAATATCTTTTGGGGGCAGCTCGCGTTGGAGGATGAAATGATTCAGCAAGCTCGAAATGGAATCGTATTTTGTGATACCATGGTGCTTACAGTAAAAATCTGGAGTGATTATTTATTCGCCGGAACACCTTCCAATGTATTGGCGGCTCTTGCTGAACAGCATTATGACCTTTATTTACTGATGGATATTGACTTGCCGTGGGAAGATGATGAATTACGTGATTTCCCAAACCTTCGGGAATATTTTATGGAAGTCTGGCATAAAGAATTAAAATCAATTTCGGCTAATTACCGCGTGGTATCAGGTTTGGGAGAGCAACGATTTAAAAATGCAAAACAAATTGTTGATGAGTTCTTGCTGAAGGTTAAAGGCGATTGCTATCCAAATCAAACAAGCCTTTCTTGA
- a CDS encoding tetratricopeptide repeat protein, whose protein sequence is MLNAKQIIAIVGVAVLMVVLFLQPVKSLIKEDEATNVESASVSNADMFSLESVSEIAKQGLSADLTRTIEDVEDELATASEDEKLTVYKKLATVWLDVNKPMPAAYVYEEVSEKESSLENWLKTGDLFTDSYQHLSDTVMAPVLMEHAKNAYEKALELDEQNLNAKAGLATALVNGATPMAGITMLLEVVEQEPEHLKANYNLGLFSMKSRQFDKAVDRFNTVLKQTPNDAEVWFYLATSYENIGLNQDAIQAYEKSKTLAADPSLSQFIDRKITELSN, encoded by the coding sequence ATGTTAAACGCTAAACAGATTATCGCAATTGTGGGGGTAGCCGTTCTTATGGTCGTGTTGTTTCTTCAACCTGTGAAGAGTCTGATTAAGGAAGACGAAGCGACTAATGTTGAGTCTGCTTCTGTCTCTAATGCTGATATGTTCTCTCTAGAGTCTGTTTCTGAAATAGCTAAACAAGGTCTAAGTGCTGATCTAACACGGACTATAGAAGACGTAGAAGATGAACTGGCGACTGCGTCGGAGGATGAAAAGTTGACTGTGTATAAAAAACTTGCTACGGTTTGGCTAGATGTAAATAAGCCTATGCCGGCAGCTTATGTTTACGAAGAAGTATCTGAAAAAGAGTCTTCTTTGGAAAACTGGTTGAAAACAGGTGATTTATTTACGGATTCGTATCAACATTTGAGTGATACAGTGATGGCGCCGGTTTTAATGGAGCATGCCAAAAATGCCTACGAAAAGGCCCTTGAATTAGATGAACAGAATTTAAATGCGAAAGCCGGCTTAGCCACGGCGTTAGTAAATGGTGCTACACCGATGGCGGGTATTACCATGTTATTAGAAGTAGTAGAACAAGAGCCGGAGCATTTAAAAGCAAATTATAATTTGGGTTTATTTTCCATGAAATCCAGACAGTTCGATAAAGCTGTTGATCGTTTTAATACAGTCCTTAAGCAAACACCTAATGATGCTGAGGTATGGTTCTATTTGGCGACGAGCTATGAAAATATTGGCTTGAATCAAGATGCTATCCAAGCTTACGAAAAGAGTAAGACTTTAGCTGCTGATCCAAGCTTATCTCAATTCATTGATCGGAAAATCACAGAATTGAGTAATTAA